From Oncorhynchus tshawytscha isolate Ot180627B linkage group LG27, Otsh_v2.0, whole genome shotgun sequence, a single genomic window includes:
- the LOC121841114 gene encoding interferon beta-like, translating to MAIQTITWMSAFLCLAQVFSMPMPCQLQGQLVRTTHNLLRDMGGHFPLECLQENVFMAFPATSFATSGAPQLSSGAAKAIYETLKNIDTLFGTDELPTMWDQQKLEYFQNIIYRQIEESECMSSVDTSDYPIRAEGLKTYFGNIAAVLKEKNFSYCAWEVVRKELLYTLEFILKHTSDSLLFSNRT from the exons ATGGCAATTCAGACTATCACTTGGATGAGCGCCTTCCTCTGCCTCGCGCAAGTTTTCTCGATGCCCATGCCTTGCCAGCTACAAGGACAGCTGGTGCGAACAACCCACAACCTACTGAGAGACATG GGGGGTCATTTTCCTCTGGAGTGCCTGCAGGAGAATGTCTTCATGGCATTCCCAGCCACCTCGTTTGCAACCTCCGGGGCGCCACAG TTGAGCAGCGGTGCTGCTAAGGCTATTTATGAGACATTAAAGAACATCGACACATTGTTCGGAACTGACGAACTGCCGACAATGTGGGACCAACAGAAGTTGGAGTATTTTCAGAACATTATCTACCGTCAGATTGAAGAGAGCGAGTGT ATGAGCAGTGTGGATACAAGTGATTATCCCATCAGGGCAGAGGGCCTGAAGACATACTTTGGGAACATTGCAGCAGTTTTAAAAGAAAAG AATTTCAGTTACTGCGCCTGGGAAGTGGTTCGAAAAGAACTCCTGTACACCCTAGAATTCATTCTGAAACACACCTCTGACAGCCTTCTGTTCTCCAACAGAACATGA